From the Brassica napus cultivar Da-Ae chromosome A8, Da-Ae, whole genome shotgun sequence genome, one window contains:
- the LOC106361420 gene encoding eukaryotic initiation factor 4A-I has product MESMEAQSPAFQSPSRSSQQLHFYLAVDRPLFKMETVVELLGVLGRRPWLPIVVCCSSRDELDAVSSSLSTLPYISFAALYSDLGERERASVLDKFRQATINWNQQLNSAVVEEGLEESETREEEDEKKSHLVVVTDVCLPMLSSGESSLSSRVLINYELPTKKETYTRRLTSCLASGGIVINMVVGGGVTTLRSLEESSGIIIAEMPINISEIL; this is encoded by the exons ATGGAGTCCATGGAAGCTCAATCTCCAGCTTTTCAATCTCCTTCTCGTTCCAG TCAGCAATTGCATTTCTACCTCGCCGTGGACCGTCCCCTATTCAAAATG GAGACAGTAGTGGAGTTACTAGGAGTGCTAGGACGTCGTCCATGGCTTCCCATTGTAGTGTGTTGCAGCTCTCGCGATGAACTCGACGCCGTCTCCTCTTCCTTATCCACTCTCCCTTACATCTCCTTTGCTGCTTTG TACAGTGATCTGGGAGAGAGAGAACGAGCTTCGGTTTTAGATAAATTCCGACAAGCGACAATCAACTGGAACCAGCAACTTAACTCTGCAGTAGTAGAAGAAGGTCTGGAAGAGAGTGAaaccagagaagaagaagatgaaaagaaatcTCATTTGGTGGTTGTGACTGATGTTTGTCTTCCCATGCTTTCATCTGGAGAGTCTTCTCTTTCCTCGCGAGTTCTCATCAACTACGAGCTTCCTACTAAGAAGGAAACTTATACTAGGCGTTTAACATCTTGCTTAGCTTCAG gTGGGATTGTCATAAACATGGTTGTTGGAGGTGGAGTAACTACTCTCAGAAGCCTTGAAGAGAGCAGCGGCATTATCATCGCGGAGATGCCAAtcaat ATTTCTGAGATCTTATAA
- the LOC111198252 gene encoding probable disease resistance protein RPP1, with product MDSYFVSLAAAAAISFYALFGTMFFNRKSRPLQKNKTVASSSLSLLAPQSSLPRNWIHHVFPSFHGADVRTNFLSHVLKELKSKAIDLFIDNDIERSKSIGPELIEAIRGSRIAILFFSKNYASSTWCLNELVEIMTCREEFGQTVISLFYEVDPTHVKKQTGDFGKVFKKTCVGKTKDEIQRWKHALTEVAQIAGFHSSNWFVLFIQSYLLLIVLTYVLLSVLLVNVYY from the coding sequence ATGGATTCTTATTTTGTTTCccttgctgctgctgctgcaatCAGCTTCTACGCCCTTTTTGGTACAATGTTTTTCAACCGAAAATCAAGACcccttcaaaaaaataaaacagtggcttcttcttctttatctctTTTGGCTCCTCAGTCTTCTTTGCCTCGTAATTGGATACATCATGTCTTTCCAAGCTTCCACGGGGCAGATGTCCGCACAAACTTTCTCAGCCACGTTCTCAAGGAGCTCAAGAGCAAAGCAATCGACCTATTCATTGACAACGATATAGAGAGGAGTAAGTCGATTGGTCCTGAGCTCATAGAAGCTATTAGAGGATCTAGGATTGCTATTCTCTTTTTCTCGAAGAACTACGCATCGTCGACATGGTGCTTGAACGAGTTGGTGGAGATCATGACGTGCAGAGAAGAGTTTGGTCAAACAGTGATTTCTCTATTCTATGAAGTGGATCCAACTCATGTAAAGAAGCAAACTGGTGATTTTGGGAAAGTCTTCAAAAAAACTTGTGTAGGAAAAACGAAGGATGAGATTCAAAGATGGAAACATGCTTTGACGGAAGTGGCTCAAATCGCAGGTTTCCATTCATCCAACTGGTTTGTTCTCTTCATTCAATCTTACCTACTTTTAATCGTTCTAACATATGTTTTGCTTTCTGTACTATTGGTTAACGTTTACTATTAG
- the LOC125576954 gene encoding disease resistance protein TAO1-like, with protein sequence MSMIIVFRKTEAKMIEVIAIDVSNKLNNFAPSSDFNGLIGMESYTTEMEPLLQLDSNEVRKIGILGPLGIGKTTIARYLFNQHSQDFQLSVFMDNIKRNYQAAAAFSDDYSVMLDLQKQFMSQLTNEACIKVPHLGVVKDRLKDKKVLVVLDDVDQLIQLEAMAKETCWFGPGSRIIITTQNQKILKASGINHIYKVNLPSNDAALQMFCMYAFGQKDPKDGFTELACEVRSLVGRLPLGLRVMGSYFRGMSEQDWIEALPRLRRHLDRDGEIASILEFSYDALRDEDKSLFLHIACFFHYEKVDIVEGYLEKCYLDVRHGLHVLAEKSLISIDSGRTNMSNLLIQLGRKIMREQSDIEPGNRQFLNDAIDVGEGLIYDKAVSIEIGNFIAVLFTDLILFNN encoded by the coding sequence ATGTCGATGATCATCGTGTTCAGGAAAACTGAAGCAAAGATGATTGAAGTTATTGCCATTGATGTTTCTAACAAGTTGAACAATTTCGCACCATCAAGTGATTTCAACGGATTAATTGGGATGGAATCTTACACAACAGAAATGGAACCGTTGTTACAGCTAGATTCGAATGAGGTGAGAAAAATAGGGATCTTGGGTCCACTTGGAATTGGTAAGACAACCATTGCTAGATATCTGTTCAACCAACACTCCCAAGATTTCCAACTGAGCGTCTTTATGGATAATATCAAAAGAAACTACCAGGCAGCAGCAGCTTTTTCCGATGACTATAGTGTGATGTTGGATTTACAAAAGCAGTTTATGTCTCAACTAACCAATGAGGCATGTATTAAGGTTCCACATTTGGGAGTTGTCAAAGACAGGTTGAAAGACAAGAAAGTTCTTGTTGTCCTTGATGATGTGGATCAGTTAATACAACTGGAAGCCATGGCAAAAGAAACTTGTTGGTTTGGTCCTGGGAGTCGGATTATCATCACAACCCAAAATCAAAAGATTTTAAAAGCAAGTGGGATCAACCATATATACAAGGTCAATTTACCATCAAATGATGCAGCCCTTCAAATGTTCTGCATGTATGCTTTTGGTCAGAAAGACCCTAAGGATGGTTTCACAGAGCTTGCTTGTGAAGTTAGGAGTCTTGTAGGTAGACTTCCATTGGGGCTAAGGGTTATGGGATCATATTTTCGGGGAATGTCCGAGCAAGATTGGATAGAGGCACTACCGAGGTTAAGGAGGCACCTTGATCGAGATGGAGAAATTGCCAGCATTTTAGAGTTTAGTTATGATGCCTTACGTGATGAAGATAAAAGTTTATTTCTTCATATAGCCTGCTTTTTCCATTATGAAAAAGTTGATATAGTAGAAGGCTATCTAGAAAAATGTTATTTGGATGTGAGACATGGGCTTCACGTCCTAGCTGAAAAATCTCTCATATCTATAGACTCGGGAAGGACAAATATGTCTAATTTGCTAATCCAACTGGGAAGAAAAATAATGCGAGAACAGTCTGATATTGAGCCTGGAAATCGTCAATTTTTGAATGATGCCATCGATGTTGGTGAAGGGCTCATTTATGATAAAGCCGTAAGTATTGAGATTGGTAATTTCATTGCAGTGCTCTTTACAGATTTGATATTGTTTAATAACTAA
- the LOC106361418 gene encoding disease resistance protein TAO1 → MELSYSNCLKELPDFSTATNLYELDLTHSSSLVKLSSSIGNAINLQNLNLSHCSDLVEIPSSIITNLKSLDFYGYSSLVEVPFNIEEVIDSIYINLSYCSSMVEVPSSTENAINLKELNLKDCSRLVEIPFSIGNAFYLQKLNMSYCASLVELPSSTGNTANFEEQDLDHCRVELPSSMRKLGGLSELELKECSKLEVLLASINLESLGEVNISDWSLLKNYPENSTDVQETDPWMGRISGLRKLVQSGMEKLESLPPLPDSLWALDAENGESLERLGSSFRNPDIHLSFLNYFKLNQEEKDLIIQTPSNEYAVFPGGEMPQCFTYRSSGSSLTVKLNQMPIGTSTKFKACILCAGEDEKGLREWERASVCCSITTSGGIALSSCLKTIEQFLPGNLYTFEFEVETDEVTSTELVFEFEVGYADLIKKGKTLEIKECGIMLVNMIESFGNDNSSGAINGARESADPYQLLYFI, encoded by the coding sequence ATGGAGTTGAGTTATTCCAATTGTTTGAAAGAGCTTCCTGATTTCTCAACTGCCACTAATCTATATGAACTGGATCTCACACACAGTTCAAGTCTGGTGAAACTCTCTTCCTCTATTGGAAATGCAATTAATCTCCAAAATTTGAATCTCAGTCATTGCTCAGATCTGGTGGAGATCCCTTCATCTATTATCACTAATCTCAAATCTCTTGATTTCTATGGATACTCAAGTTTGGTGGAGGTTCCCTTCAATATCGAAGAAGTCATTGATTCTATTTACATTAATCTCAGTTATTGCTCAAGTATGGTGGAAGTCCCTTCCTCTACTGAAAATGCAATTAATCTCAAGGAACTGAATCTCAAAGATTGCTCAAGGCTGGTGGAAATCCCTTTCTCTATTGGGAATgcattttatctccaaaaacTGAATATGAGTTATTGTGCAAGTCTGGTGGAACTCCCTTCCTCTACTGGCAATACAGCTAATTTCGAAGAACAGGACCTCGATCATTGTCGGGTGGAACTCCCTTCATCTATGAGAAAACTTGGTGGATTGTCCGAACTGGAATTAAAGGAATGTTCAAAGTTAGAGGTTCTTCTGGCCAGCATCAACTTGGAATCTCTAGGAGAAGTCAATATCTCAGATTGGTCTTTGTTGAAAAATTATCCTGAGAATTCCACAGACGTTCAAGAGACTGATCCATGGATGGGGAGAATATCTGGTCTACGTAAACTTGTACAAAGCGGGATGGAGAAGCTTGAATCACTCCCACCGCTTCCGGATTCGCTATGGGCACTAGATGCAGAGAATGGTGAGTCCCTAGAGAGACTAGGTAGCTCCTTTAGGAACCCAGATATCCATCTCAGCTTCCTTAACTACTTCAAACTAAATCAAGAAGAGAAAGATCTCATCATCCAGACGCCGAGTAATGAATATGCGGTCTTTCCTGGTGGAGAAATGCCTCAGTGCTTCACTTACCGATCATCTGGGAGTTCATTAACTGTGAAGTTGAATCAAATGCCTATTGGCACATCAACCAAATTCAAGGCTTGCATCTTATGTGCTGGTGAGGACGAAAAGGGCCTTAGAGAATGGGAACGAGCATCTGTCTGTTGTAGCATCACCACGTCAGGAGGGATCGCCCTCAGTTCTTGTCTTAAAACAATAGAACAGTTTTTGCCGGGGAATCTGTACACATTCGAGTTTGAGGTTGAAACAGATGAGGTGACTTCCACTGAGCTTGTTTTTGAGTTCGAGGTTGGCTATGCGGATTTGATCAAAAAGGGCAAAACACTGGAGATAAAAGAATGTGGGATTATGCTGGTAAACATGATTGAGAGCTTCGGAAATGACAACAGTAGCGGAGCAATCAACGGAGCTAGAGAGTCAGCTGACCCCTACCAactcttatattttatttaa
- the LOC106361415 gene encoding probable disease resistance protein RPP1: protein MDSYFSLTNPNLVAAAIGFLALLYTLFFYRKSRSHQEKKTMATSSLTLLAPRNWKYHVFPSFHGADVRTNFLSHVLKELRNKGIDSFIDNDIERSKLIGPELVEAIRGSRIAIVLLSRNYASSTWCLNELVEIMKGREEFGQTVVPLFYEVDPTDVKKQTGDFGKVLGKTCRGKEKEDIQRWKRALTEVAQIAGFHSANGENEAELIEYIATDVSNKLNLSAPCSDFDGLVGMESRMAEMRQVLQLDSDEVRKIGILGPPGIGKTTIARSLFNRHSQDFQLSVFMDNIKRKFVIMACSDDYSVKLDFQKQFMSQLTNETGIKIPHLGVAKDRLKDKKVLVILDDVDQLVQLEAMAKETSWFGPGSRIIITTQDEKVLKASGIDHIHRVNLPSDDEALQMFCMYAFDQKYPKDGFKKLACEVRNLVGGLPLGLRVMGSYFRGMSEQDWREALPRLKIHLDRNGEISSILKFSYDALNDEDKRLFLHIACFFSGEPVEMVERCLEKCFQDVRQGLRVLSEKSLIYSKSGLIMMSTLLFQLGRQIVQKESISEPGKRQFLNDAIDIGEVLSDDKAGNSSVIGIDLEWNKDITWTSERAFERLSNLQFIRILGKGVNPLSMNYISRKLKVLIWPMFPMPCFPSRFNPEFLVNLFVRNSNLEKLWEENKPLKNIKWMDLALSRRLKELPDLSTAINLYYLDLSYCSSLVKLPSSIGNATNLEKLSLNYCSSLVKLPSSIGNAINLKTLSLKGCSSMVKLPSSIWNIVNLEELNLENCSNLVELPSLLRSEIEKCTKSDCSRGSGKIIDHLPFIAGLLPNPQFEKNNTITYYESSTNIEELDPWIGRILRLRRLVLSGMRKLVSLPQLPDSLLELDAENCESLERLHCSFPNQDIRLNFANCFQLNQEARDLIIQTPTNKYAVFPTEKVPICFSYRSSGSSLTVKLNRLPVGKSTKFKACILCSYDEENNFGLWETASVFCTITFGGNASIACNKRVERVLPGNLCTFEVEVETEEVTSTKLVFDFGLLNLDFKTWKIKGCGILQLLEGPFEDFEPSDIELVREDDGDERLPLL from the exons ATGGATTCTTATTTTTCCCTTACCAATCCCAATCTTGTTGCTGCTGCAATAGGCTTCTTGGCGCTCTTGTATACACTATTTTTCTACAGAAAGTCCAGATcccatcaagaaaaaaaaactatggctACGTCTTCTTTAACTCTTTTGGCTCCTCGCAATTGGAAATATCATGTTTTCCCAAGCTTCCATGGGGCAGATGTACGCACAAACTTTCTCAGCCACGTTCTCAAGGAGCTCAGAAACAAAGGAATCGACTCTTTCATTGACAATGATATAGAGAGGAGTAAGCTGATTGGTCCTGAGCTCGTAGAAGCTATTAGAGGATCTAGGATTGCGATTGTCTTGCTCTCGAGGAACTATGCTTCTTCGACATGGTGCTTGAACGAGCTGGTGGAGATCATGAAGGGCAGAGAAGAGTTTGGTCAAACAGTAGTGCCTCTTTTCTATGAAGTGGATCCAACTGATGTAAAGAAGCAAACTGGTGATTTTGGGAAAGTCTTGGGAAAAACTTGTagaggaaaagaaaaggaagacaTCCAAAGGTGGAAACGTGCTTTGACGGAAGTGGCCCAAATCGCAGGTTTCCATTCAGCAAACGG GGAGAATGAAGCAGAGCTGATTGAATATATTGCCACTGATGTTTCGAACAAGTTGAACCTTTCAGCACCATGCAGTGACTTTGACGGCTTAGTTGGGATGGAATCTcgtatggcagaaatgagacAAGTGTTACAGCTAGATTCGGATGAGGTGAGAAAAATAGGGATCTTGGGTCCGCCTGGGATTGGTAAGACCACCATTGCTAGATCTTTATTCAACCGACACTCCCAGGATTTCCAACTAAGTGTCTTTATGGACAATATCAAAAGAAAGTTTGTGATAATGGCTTGTTCCGATGACTACAGTGTGAAGTTGGATTTTCAGAAGCAGTTTATGTCTCAACTAACCAACGAGACGGGTATCAAGATTCCACATTTGGGAGTTGCCAAAGACAGGTTGAAAGACAAGAAAGTTCTTGTCATCCTTGATGATGTGGATCAGTTAGTACAACTAGAAGCCATGGCAAAAGAAACTAGTTGGTTTGGTCCTGGGAGTCGGATTATCATCACAACACAAGATGAAAAGGTTTTAAAAGCGAGTGGGATCGACCATATCCACAGGGTGAATTTACCATCAGATGATGAGGCTCTTCAAATGTTTTGCATGTATGCTTTTGATCAGAAATACCCAAAGGATGGTTTCAAGAAGCTTGCTTGTGAAGTTAGGAATCTTGTAGGTGGACTTCCGTTGGGGTTGAGGGTTATGGGATCCTATTTTCGAGGAATGTCCGAGCAAGATTGGAGAGAAGCACTACCAAGGTTAAAGATTCACCTTGATCGAAATGGAGAAATTTCGAGCATTTTAAAGTTTAGTTATGATGCTTTAAATGATGAAGATAAAAGATTATTTCTTCATATAGCCTGCTTTTTCAGTGGTGAACCAGTTGAAATGGTGGAAAGATGTCTAGAaaaatgttttcaggatgtgAGACAAGGACTTCGTGTCTTATCTGAAAAATCTCTCATATATAGCAAATCAGGATTGATAATGATGTCTACGTTACTATTCCAACTAGGAAGACAAATTGTGCAAAAAGAATCTATTAGCGAACCTGGAAAACGCCAGTTTTTGAATGATGCAATTGATATTGGTGAAGTACTTAGTGATGATAAAGCA GGTAATAGCAGTGTCATAGGAATAGATCTCGAGTGGAATAAGGACATAACATGGACAAGTGAAAGAGCCTTTGAAAGATTGTCTAATCTTCAATTCATAAGAATCCTCGGCAAAGGCGTTAACCCGCTAAGTATGAACTACATATCCCGAAAACTTAAAGTACTAATTTGGCCGATGTTCCCCATGCCATGTTTTCCTTCAAGATTTAATCCAGAGTTCCTAGTCAACCTATTCGTGCGGAATAGCAATCTTGAGAAACTGTGGGAAGAAAATAAa CCGCTCAAAAATATAAAGTGGATGGATTTGGCTCTTTCAAGAAGATTGAAGGAGCTTCCTGATCTCTCAACTgccattaatttatattatttggaTCTCAGCTATTGCTCAAGCCTGGTGAAGCTCCCTTCCTCTATTGGGAATGCAACTAATCTTGAAAAATTGAGTCTCAACTATTGCTCAAGTCTGGTGAAGCTCCCTTCCTCTATTGGGAATGCAATTAATCTCAAAACATTGAGTCTCAAAGGTTGCTCAAGTATGGTGAAACTTCCTTCCTCTATTTGGAATATAGTTAATCTTGAAGAGTTGAATCTCGAAAATTGCTCGAATCTTGTGGAGCTCCCTAGCTTGTTGAGATCGGAAATAGAGAAATGCACCAAGTCAGATTGCTCGAGAGGTAGTGGAAAGATCATCGACCATCTCCCTTTTATAGCGGGCTTACTTCCCAACCCGCAATTCGAAAAGAATAACACCATTACGTATTATGAGAGTTCAACAAACATTGAAGAGCTTGATCCGTGGATAGGGAGAATACTTCGTCTACGTCGACTTGTACTAAGCGGAATGAGGAAGCTGGTATCACTCCCTCAGCTACCGGATTCGTTATTGGAACTAGATGCAGAAAATTGTGAGTCCCTAGAGAGACTACATTGCTCCTTTCCCAATCAAGATATTCGTCTCAACTTTGCAAACTGCTTTCAACTAAATCAAGAAGCAAGAGATCTCATCATCCAGACGCCAACTAATAAATATGCCGTGTTTCCCACTGAAAAAGTGCCTATATGCTTCAGTTACCGATCTTCTGGGAGCTCCTTGACTGTGAAGTTGAATCGATTGCCCGTTGGCAAATCAACCAAATTTAAGGCTTGCATTTTATGTTCTTATGATGAAGAAAATAACTTTGGACTTTGGGAAACCGCATCTGTCTTTTGTACCATCACGTTCGGAGGGAATGCTTCCATTGCTTGTAATAAAAGGGTAGAACGAGTTTTGCCGGGGAATCTGTGCACATTCGAGGTAGAGGTTGAAACAGAGGAGGTCACTTCCACCAAGCTTGTTTTTGATTTTGGGCTCCTCAATTTGGATTTCAAAACATGGAAGATAAAAGGATGCGGGATACTCCAACTCCTGGAGGGCCCTTTTGAAGATTTTGAACCTTCAGATATTGAGCTTGTTCGTGAAGATGATGGTGACGAGAGACTACCTCTTTTGTGA